In Aggregicoccus sp. 17bor-14, the following are encoded in one genomic region:
- a CDS encoding TonB-dependent receptor gives MQWPRVLRATGAFLVAGLLYGTAAFAQSGVITGTVSDASNKQPVPDVVVTATSPNLQGEQVVVTDATGQYRIPQLPTGNYTLRFEKEQFQPYSRAGVQLRVDRTIRVNVELLPTGITENIVVQGTAPTIDVGSTSTGVNVGADFVRNIAVVRPTGKGGAARSFESLADIAPGANADQYGVSISGTTSPENSFVIDGLSVNDPGFGVLGTPLSVEFIQDVNVITGGYMPEYGRATGGVLNAVTKSGSNEFHGSVFANFTPGALEGNAKTVLSQASAFSVNTSLHNLGDFGAELGGPILKDKLWFYAGFAPSFTRYSNERNVNARVPCSDPDGTNNCFGGLLRIPGSSGALTARSLFASEVVPGTESNRFADQKSFQYIGKLTYLLNQNHNVSLSVYGSPSKSGSSTSFPFDNQDGTPTVFVNGQFNALSTINTANSMDLALKTASSFADKKFLLDVTAGWHHQDANILPVDGTHVADTSGIAATPLVQFRARSGAGAYRATDFEYASDPAVVAACTGPGGANLCPVTTYSVGGPGFITEDKLDRYQAKGVGTYLANLAGRHVFKVGVDYEYLNYDRNKAYSGGAWLRETLDRTATAPSTGFQEFRNYGYLTAPGQFTRQASVPAATSSNTIGGFVQDSWSVLDLFTINAGVRYDQQKMYGADDILALSLGNQWSPRVGVLYDFTQQGRSKIYANYARFYEQVPLDLADRQFPGERQANIVHARSNCNMTAANGVVDISAATAGCLSVDPAGLVSGSDPSDPNEFLQPTGGVRSPVDPDLKPQSSDEFVVGGEYEVINNGRLGASYTRRYMNQVIEDMSRDEANTYFIGNPGTGVASDFPKATRDYDAVTVFFDKTFADLWLAQVSYTWSKLEGNYAGLFRPETGQLDPNINSDFDLISLLANRTGKLPGDRTHSIKVFAAKEFVLTDAVSFNLGATYRGRSGTPISYLGAHPIYGQQEAFLAERGTAGRTPWRNDIDGRLGLNYKLSENNLITVGVDVFNLFNFQTVTTVDQAYTTQAVTPCTGNPQGDEAVNQCFQDQGFTDADKNPNFRNATAYQAPRSVRFGAKVTF, from the coding sequence ATGCAATGGCCTCGTGTACTCCGGGCAACCGGAGCGTTCCTGGTCGCGGGCCTCTTGTATGGCACCGCCGCCTTTGCTCAGAGCGGCGTCATCACCGGTACGGTGAGCGACGCTTCCAACAAACAACCCGTCCCCGATGTCGTGGTGACCGCGACCTCGCCCAACCTCCAAGGTGAGCAGGTGGTGGTGACGGACGCCACCGGCCAGTACCGCATCCCGCAGCTGCCCACCGGCAATTACACGCTGCGCTTCGAGAAGGAGCAGTTCCAGCCCTACAGCCGCGCGGGCGTCCAGCTGCGCGTGGACCGCACCATCCGCGTGAACGTGGAGCTGCTGCCCACCGGCATCACCGAGAACATCGTCGTGCAGGGCACGGCGCCCACCATCGACGTGGGCTCCACCTCCACCGGCGTCAACGTGGGCGCGGACTTCGTGCGCAACATCGCCGTGGTGCGTCCCACCGGCAAGGGCGGCGCTGCGCGCTCCTTCGAGTCTCTCGCGGACATCGCCCCCGGCGCGAATGCCGACCAGTACGGCGTGAGCATCAGCGGCACCACGTCCCCCGAGAACTCGTTCGTCATCGACGGCCTCTCCGTGAACGACCCCGGCTTCGGCGTGCTCGGCACGCCCCTGAGCGTGGAGTTCATCCAGGACGTGAACGTCATCACTGGTGGCTACATGCCCGAGTACGGGCGGGCCACCGGCGGCGTGCTCAACGCCGTGACGAAGAGCGGATCCAACGAGTTCCACGGCTCCGTGTTCGCGAACTTCACCCCGGGCGCGCTCGAGGGCAACGCGAAGACGGTCCTCTCCCAGGCGAGCGCCTTCTCCGTCAACACGAGCCTGCACAACCTCGGTGACTTCGGCGCCGAGCTCGGCGGTCCCATCCTCAAGGACAAGCTGTGGTTCTACGCGGGCTTCGCCCCCTCGTTCACCCGCTACAGCAACGAGCGCAACGTGAACGCGCGCGTCCCCTGCTCGGACCCGGACGGCACGAACAACTGCTTCGGCGGGCTGCTCCGCATCCCGGGCTCCTCGGGCGCCCTGACGGCACGCAGCCTCTTCGCCTCCGAGGTCGTCCCGGGCACCGAGAGCAACCGCTTCGCGGACCAGAAGAGCTTCCAGTACATCGGCAAGCTGACCTACCTGCTCAACCAGAATCACAACGTCAGCCTGTCCGTGTACGGCTCGCCCTCCAAGTCGGGCAGCAGCACCAGCTTCCCCTTCGACAACCAGGACGGCACTCCGACGGTGTTCGTGAACGGGCAGTTCAACGCCCTGTCCACCATCAACACCGCCAACTCCATGGACCTCGCGCTGAAGACGGCCTCGTCGTTCGCGGACAAGAAGTTCCTCCTGGACGTGACGGCCGGCTGGCACCACCAGGATGCGAACATCCTGCCGGTGGACGGCACCCACGTGGCGGACACCTCGGGCATCGCGGCGACCCCGCTCGTGCAGTTCCGCGCGCGCTCCGGCGCCGGCGCCTACCGCGCCACCGACTTCGAGTACGCGAGCGACCCCGCCGTGGTCGCGGCGTGCACGGGTCCCGGCGGCGCCAACCTCTGCCCGGTCACCACCTACTCGGTGGGCGGCCCCGGCTTCATCACCGAGGACAAGCTCGACCGCTACCAGGCGAAGGGCGTGGGCACCTACCTGGCGAACCTGGCCGGCCGTCACGTGTTCAAGGTCGGCGTGGACTACGAGTACCTGAACTACGACCGCAACAAGGCGTACTCGGGCGGCGCCTGGCTGCGCGAGACCCTGGACCGCACCGCGACGGCGCCCTCCACCGGCTTCCAGGAGTTCCGCAACTACGGCTACCTCACCGCCCCGGGTCAGTTCACCCGTCAGGCCTCCGTGCCGGCGGCCACCAGCAGCAACACCATCGGTGGCTTCGTGCAGGACAGCTGGAGCGTGCTCGACCTCTTCACCATCAACGCCGGCGTTCGCTACGACCAGCAGAAGATGTACGGCGCCGATGACATCCTCGCGCTCAGCCTGGGCAACCAGTGGAGCCCGCGCGTCGGCGTCCTGTACGACTTCACCCAGCAGGGCCGCTCCAAGATCTACGCGAACTACGCGCGCTTCTACGAGCAGGTTCCCCTCGACCTGGCCGACCGTCAGTTCCCCGGTGAGCGTCAGGCCAACATCGTGCACGCGCGCTCCAACTGCAACATGACCGCCGCGAACGGCGTGGTGGACATCTCGGCTGCCACCGCGGGCTGCCTCTCGGTGGACCCCGCGGGACTGGTGTCCGGCAGTGACCCGAGCGATCCCAACGAGTTCCTGCAGCCCACCGGCGGTGTCCGCAGCCCTGTGGACCCCGACCTGAAGCCCCAGAGCTCGGACGAGTTCGTGGTCGGCGGCGAGTACGAGGTCATCAACAACGGCCGCCTGGGTGCGAGCTACACCCGCCGCTACATGAACCAGGTCATCGAGGACATGAGCCGCGACGAGGCGAACACCTACTTCATCGGCAACCCGGGCACGGGCGTGGCCTCGGACTTCCCCAAGGCGACGCGCGACTACGACGCGGTGACGGTCTTCTTCGACAAGACCTTCGCCGACCTGTGGCTCGCCCAGGTCAGCTACACCTGGAGCAAGCTCGAGGGTAACTACGCGGGCCTCTTCCGCCCGGAGACCGGCCAGCTGGACCCGAACATCAACTCCGACTTCGACCTCATCTCGCTGCTGGCGAACCGCACCGGCAAGCTGCCCGGTGACCGTACGCACAGCATCAAGGTGTTCGCGGCGAAGGAGTTCGTCCTCACGGATGCCGTCAGCTTCAACCTCGGCGCCACCTACCGTGGCCGCTCGGGCACGCCCATCAGCTACCTGGGCGCGCACCCCATCTACGGCCAGCAGGAGGCCTTCCTCGCCGAGCGCGGCACCGCGGGCCGTACCCCGTGGCGCAACGACATCGATGGTCGCCTCGGCCTGAACTACAAGCTGAGCGAGAACAACCTCATCACCGTCGGCGTGGACGTGTTCAACCTGTTCAACTTCCAGACCGTGACCACGGTCGACCAGGCCTACACCACGCAAGCAGTGACGCCGTGCACGGGCAACCCGCAGGGTGACGAGGCCGTGAACCAGTGCTTCCAGGACCAGGGCTTCACGGATGCGGACAAGAACCCGAACTTCCGCAACGCCACGGCCTACCAGGCGCCTCGCTCCGTCCGCTTCGGCGCGAAGGTGACCTTCTAG
- the mtnP gene encoding S-methyl-5'-thioadenosine phosphorylase, translated as MAAETLVAIIGGTGLGEALGALGPGEVRELDTPFGRPSGPITLTEVDGVRVALLSRHGEGHLLNPTQVPYSANLFALKALGVTHVLASGAVGSLREEIAPRDLVVPDQLIDRTTRRAGTFFEELSVHVELSQPFCPALRRALLEAGAAGGGARVHAQGTYVCMEGPALSTRAESLMHRAWGADLVGMTAMPEAKLAREAELHYALVALPTDYDCWQLPPPGASAQSIVEGVVKNLRAVTASGLALIRRALPRVAALPAGCGCDSALALGIWSDRARTPPEVRRRLAPLLGKYLPAT; from the coding sequence ATGGCGGCAGAGACGCTTGTGGCGATCATCGGCGGTACGGGGCTGGGCGAGGCGCTGGGCGCCCTGGGGCCGGGCGAGGTGCGCGAGCTGGACACGCCCTTCGGGCGGCCCTCCGGCCCCATCACGCTCACGGAGGTGGACGGCGTGCGGGTGGCGCTGCTCTCGCGCCACGGCGAGGGCCACCTGCTCAACCCCACGCAGGTGCCCTACAGCGCGAACCTCTTCGCGCTCAAGGCGCTGGGGGTGACGCACGTGCTGGCGAGCGGCGCGGTGGGCTCGCTGCGCGAGGAGATCGCCCCGCGCGACCTGGTGGTGCCGGACCAGCTCATCGATCGCACCACGCGGCGCGCGGGCACCTTCTTCGAGGAGCTCAGCGTGCACGTGGAGCTCTCGCAGCCCTTCTGCCCCGCGCTGCGGCGCGCGCTGCTGGAGGCGGGCGCCGCGGGCGGCGGCGCGCGGGTGCACGCGCAGGGCACCTACGTGTGCATGGAGGGCCCGGCGCTGAGCACCCGCGCCGAGAGCCTCATGCACCGCGCGTGGGGCGCGGACCTGGTGGGGATGACGGCGATGCCGGAGGCGAAGCTCGCGCGTGAGGCGGAGCTGCACTACGCGCTGGTGGCGCTGCCCACCGACTACGACTGCTGGCAGCTGCCTCCGCCCGGCGCGAGCGCGCAGAGCATCGTCGAGGGCGTGGTGAAGAACCTGCGCGCGGTGACCGCGAGCGGGCTCGCGCTCATCCGGCGCGCCCTGCCGCGCGTGGCGGCGCTGCCCGCCGGCTGCGGCTGCGACTCGGCGCTCGCGCTGGGCATCTGGTCCGACCGCGCCCGCACCCCGCCCGAGGTGCGCCGCCGCCTCGCCCCGCTGCTGGGCAAGTACCTGCCGGCAACCTGA
- a CDS encoding fatty acid desaturase, translating to MAQLAFARSTEKEPHLARARAILVAHPELKALCGHTPITALFVAALVGIMVGMAALLRAQPWWVILAASWLVGAVVNHGLWVLIHECTHNLVFKSPRMNALLQMFANLPILFPAAISFRKYHLLHHRFQGDPELDADLASPLEAKLIGNSTFGKAFWMLFFWAFQASRVGRLKRIPFFDRWYVANLLIQVAFIGGVVFWLGWGALAFLFLSSIFSIGLHPVGARWIQEHYLVKPDQETYSYYGPFNVVAFNVGYHNEHHDVMRVPWTRLPQVRSIAPEFYESLHSHSSWTKLWLQFLFDPKLSLYSRMTRGGNTAAKLDAPPEHTEGLLATGAGK from the coding sequence ATGGCGCAGCTCGCCTTCGCCCGCTCCACCGAGAAAGAGCCGCACCTCGCGCGCGCTCGCGCCATCCTGGTGGCCCACCCCGAGCTGAAGGCGCTGTGCGGTCACACGCCCATCACCGCGCTCTTCGTCGCGGCGCTGGTGGGAATCATGGTGGGCATGGCGGCGCTGCTGCGCGCGCAGCCCTGGTGGGTCATCCTCGCCGCCTCCTGGCTGGTGGGCGCGGTGGTGAACCACGGCCTGTGGGTGCTCATCCACGAGTGCACCCACAACCTGGTCTTCAAGAGCCCGCGGATGAACGCGCTGCTGCAGATGTTCGCGAACCTGCCGATCCTCTTCCCGGCGGCCATCTCGTTCCGCAAGTACCACCTGCTGCACCACCGCTTCCAGGGTGACCCCGAGCTGGACGCGGACCTGGCGAGCCCGCTCGAGGCGAAGCTCATCGGCAACTCCACCTTCGGCAAGGCCTTCTGGATGCTCTTCTTCTGGGCGTTCCAGGCCAGCCGCGTGGGCCGGCTCAAGCGCATCCCCTTCTTCGACCGCTGGTACGTGGCGAACCTCCTCATCCAGGTCGCCTTCATCGGCGGCGTGGTGTTCTGGCTGGGCTGGGGCGCGCTCGCGTTCCTCTTCCTCTCCAGCATCTTCTCCATCGGGCTGCACCCGGTGGGCGCGCGCTGGATCCAGGAGCACTACCTGGTCAAGCCGGACCAGGAGACCTACTCGTACTACGGCCCGTTCAACGTGGTGGCCTTCAACGTGGGCTACCACAACGAGCACCACGACGTGATGCGCGTGCCGTGGACGCGCCTGCCGCAGGTGCGCAGCATCGCGCCCGAGTTCTACGAGTCGCTGCACTCGCACTCGAGCTGGACGAAGCTGTGGCTGCAGTTCCTCTTCGACCCGAAGCTCTCGCTCTACAGCCGCATGACGCGCGGCGGGAACACCGCAGCGAAGCTGGACGCGCCCCCCGAGCACACCGAGGGGCTGCTCGCCACCGGCGCGGGGAAGTAG
- a CDS encoding YihY/virulence factor BrkB family protein, producing MTWWPPRLKHLTWREFARRFYKEMEEDTVTDCAAQLAYYFLFSLFPFLFFLVTLVAYLPLGPGAVDMMMDRVAHLMPGDALSLLREHLQSLVSETRPKLLTLGVLVTLWSASRGVDALRKSLNLAYDVPESRPWWKTQALSMLMTLAGTLLIPIAVAAFVLGGRLGEWLADKLQIIDEFVIFWNLMRWPFTALLIMFALALAYYLLPDVKQRFKYITPGSIFGTLGWLLSTWAFTQYVEHFGKYNVTYGSIGGVVVLLLWLYITGLIFILGGELNAVLEHASTRGKMKGARREGELPPLEPPLKTPGAAKSAESARKTRLAFWRWRRRVAQGQPPEPVEPGPRGPLP from the coding sequence ATGACGTGGTGGCCCCCCAGGCTCAAGCACCTGACGTGGCGCGAGTTCGCGCGCCGCTTCTACAAGGAGATGGAGGAGGACACCGTCACCGACTGCGCCGCGCAGCTCGCGTACTACTTCCTCTTCTCGCTCTTCCCCTTCCTCTTCTTCCTCGTCACGCTCGTGGCCTACCTGCCCCTGGGGCCGGGCGCCGTGGACATGATGATGGACCGCGTCGCGCACCTCATGCCGGGCGACGCGCTCTCGCTCCTGCGCGAGCACCTGCAGTCGCTGGTGAGCGAGACGCGCCCCAAGCTGCTCACCCTGGGCGTGCTGGTGACGCTGTGGAGCGCGAGCCGCGGGGTGGACGCCCTGCGCAAGAGCCTCAACCTCGCCTACGACGTGCCCGAGTCGCGCCCGTGGTGGAAGACGCAGGCGCTCAGCATGCTGATGACGCTGGCCGGCACGCTGCTCATCCCCATCGCCGTGGCGGCCTTCGTGCTGGGCGGGCGGCTGGGGGAGTGGCTCGCGGACAAGCTGCAGATCATCGACGAGTTCGTGATCTTCTGGAACCTGATGCGCTGGCCCTTCACGGCCCTGCTCATCATGTTCGCGCTCGCGCTCGCGTACTACCTGCTGCCGGACGTGAAGCAGCGCTTCAAGTACATCACCCCGGGCTCGATCTTCGGCACGCTGGGGTGGCTGCTCTCCACCTGGGCCTTCACCCAGTACGTGGAGCACTTCGGCAAGTACAACGTCACCTACGGCTCCATCGGCGGCGTGGTGGTGCTCTTGCTGTGGCTCTACATCACCGGGCTCATCTTCATCCTCGGCGGCGAGCTCAACGCCGTGCTCGAGCACGCGAGCACGCGCGGGAAGATGAAGGGGGCGCGGCGCGAGGGGGAGCTGCCCCCGCTCGAGCCGCCGCTCAAGACGCCCGGCGCCGCGAAGAGCGCCGAGAGCGCGCGCAAGACGCGCCTCGCGTTCTGGCGCTGGCGCCGGCGCGTGGCGCAGGGCCAGCCGCCCGAGCCGGTGGAGCCCGGGCCGCGCGGCCCCTTGCCCTGA
- a CDS encoding M48 family metallopeptidase, with protein MRRNLAALLALSLAAGALPACTMAQRRGAETAAAKALITPEQELQLGQQVKSELETKEKIKYVTDPEVVNYVNGVSQRILQFASKDRPEVKWQVHVIDDPKTVNAFATPGGFLYVYTGLLLAADNEAELAGVMGHEAGHVVARHSARQMVDAYGLQAVTGMALGQNPNAIAQMAAGLAGNVGMLKFGRDMEKEADEYGATYSSAAGYDPRGLVTFFQKLEAQEGNPGVLQFLSTHPSSAQRVELINAFIAQHNLSGTDVGADRLAPIKRKLGGK; from the coding sequence ATGAGACGCAACCTCGCAGCGCTGCTCGCCCTCTCCCTCGCCGCCGGGGCCCTGCCCGCCTGCACGATGGCGCAGCGCCGCGGCGCGGAGACGGCCGCGGCCAAGGCGCTCATCACCCCCGAGCAGGAGCTGCAGCTCGGCCAGCAGGTGAAGAGCGAGCTCGAGACGAAGGAGAAGATCAAGTACGTCACCGACCCCGAGGTGGTGAACTACGTGAACGGGGTCTCGCAGCGGATCCTCCAGTTCGCGAGCAAGGACCGCCCCGAGGTGAAGTGGCAGGTCCACGTCATCGACGACCCCAAGACGGTCAACGCCTTCGCCACCCCCGGCGGCTTCCTCTACGTGTACACGGGCCTGCTGCTCGCGGCGGACAACGAGGCGGAGCTCGCGGGCGTGATGGGCCACGAGGCCGGCCACGTGGTGGCCCGCCACTCCGCGCGCCAGATGGTGGACGCGTACGGCCTGCAGGCGGTGACCGGCATGGCCCTGGGCCAGAACCCCAACGCCATCGCGCAGATGGCCGCGGGCCTCGCCGGCAACGTGGGGATGCTCAAGTTCGGCCGCGACATGGAGAAGGAGGCGGACGAGTACGGCGCCACCTACAGCAGCGCCGCGGGCTACGACCCGCGCGGCCTGGTCACCTTCTTCCAGAAGCTCGAGGCCCAGGAGGGCAACCCCGGCGTGCTGCAGTTCCTCTCCACGCACCCCTCCAGCGCGCAGCGCGTGGAGCTGATCAACGCCTTCATCGCCCAGCACAACCTCTCGGGCACGGACGTGGGCGCGGACCGGCTCGCGCCGATCAAGCGCAAGCTGGGCGGCAAGTAG
- a CDS encoding superoxide dismutase: MADMPQKKYTPMQFPKLKGLKGLSDAVLETHFKLYEGYVNRTNKLTETLQGLQGKGEAAGTNPVYAELTRRLGFEYNGMVLHEYYFENMRPGGSGEPKGKLKQAMEASFGSYENWLADFRAVATMPGIGWAVTFQDPKNGWLSNHWITLHETNNIAGFRPVIIMDAWEHAFTPDYKANERGKYVDAYFSNIDYEACEPRLK; encoded by the coding sequence ATGGCCGACATGCCGCAGAAGAAGTACACCCCGATGCAGTTCCCCAAGCTCAAGGGACTCAAGGGCCTGAGCGACGCGGTCCTCGAGACGCACTTCAAGCTCTACGAGGGCTACGTCAACCGCACCAACAAGCTCACCGAGACGCTGCAGGGCCTGCAGGGCAAGGGTGAGGCCGCCGGCACCAACCCGGTCTATGCCGAGCTCACCCGCCGCCTCGGCTTCGAGTACAACGGCATGGTCCTGCACGAGTACTACTTCGAGAACATGCGCCCCGGCGGCTCCGGCGAGCCCAAGGGCAAGCTGAAGCAGGCGATGGAGGCGAGCTTCGGCAGCTACGAGAACTGGCTCGCCGACTTCCGCGCCGTGGCCACCATGCCGGGCATCGGCTGGGCCGTCACCTTCCAGGACCCGAAGAACGGCTGGCTGAGCAACCACTGGATCACGCTGCACGAGACGAACAACATCGCCGGCTTCCGCCCCGTCATCATCATGGACGCGTGGGAGCACGCCTTCACCCCGGACTACAAGGCGAACGAGCGGGGCAAGTACGTGGACGCGTACTTCTCCAACATCGACTACGAGGCCTGCGAGCCGCGCCTGAAGTAG
- the mutM gene encoding bifunctional DNA-formamidopyrimidine glycosylase/DNA-(apurinic or apyrimidinic site) lyase, with the protein MPELPEVEFARRALLRWLEGRRVLSAEADATRVFRGAEPKRFTQLRGRLQSLERRGKYLLFTFEEGRGLLGHLGMTGKFVRRPEGHVEPYSRARFHLEGGDVVHFRDPRLFGRLEPAPAGTLLQLPAVAALGLDPLVDGLSAAQLKEALGTSKQDLKVALMDQGRIAGLGNIHAAEALFRAGLHPSRKPASLTGAEWTKLARAIQATLDYAFELNGEGDEMDYLEEPGAKNPFRIYGRAGEPCRKCRTPVESFTQGGRTTHFCPRCQPHPE; encoded by the coding sequence ATGCCCGAGCTTCCCGAGGTCGAGTTTGCGCGCCGTGCGCTCCTGCGCTGGCTGGAGGGACGCCGCGTCCTCTCCGCCGAGGCGGACGCCACGCGCGTGTTCCGCGGCGCCGAGCCCAAGCGCTTCACGCAGCTGCGCGGGCGCCTGCAGTCGCTCGAGCGCCGGGGCAAGTACCTGCTCTTCACCTTCGAGGAGGGGCGCGGGCTGCTGGGCCACCTGGGGATGACGGGCAAGTTCGTGCGCCGCCCCGAAGGCCACGTGGAGCCCTACAGCCGCGCCCGCTTCCACCTGGAGGGCGGGGACGTGGTGCACTTTCGCGACCCGCGCCTCTTCGGCCGGCTCGAGCCCGCGCCGGCCGGCACGCTGCTGCAGCTCCCCGCGGTGGCCGCGCTGGGGCTGGACCCGCTGGTGGACGGCCTGAGCGCCGCGCAGCTGAAGGAGGCCCTGGGAACTTCCAAGCAGGACCTCAAGGTCGCGCTGATGGACCAGGGGCGCATCGCGGGGCTGGGCAACATCCACGCGGCCGAGGCGCTGTTTCGCGCAGGCCTGCACCCCTCGCGCAAGCCCGCGAGCCTCACGGGCGCCGAGTGGACGAAGCTCGCGCGCGCCATCCAGGCCACGCTGGACTACGCCTTCGAGCTCAACGGCGAGGGCGACGAGATGGACTACCTGGAGGAGCCCGGCGCGAAGAACCCCTTCCGCATCTACGGGCGCGCCGGCGAGCCCTGCCGCAAGTGTCGCACCCCGGTGGAGTCCTTCACCCAGGGCGGGCGCACCACGCACTTCTGCCCCCGCTGTCAGCCCCACCCGGAGTGA